One Thermorudis peleae genomic window, GGAGCGCAATGGCCTCATTGCGGTCGTTCCCACGCTTGATGACGCGTTTACGCTTGCAAATGCCTATGCCCCTGAGCACCTCTGTTTGCTTGTGCAAGATGCCTGGCGTTACCTTGATAAAGTGATGCATGCTGGTGGTGTATTTCTTGGTGAACAGTCACCCGAAGTCATTGGCGATTATGTCGCCGGCCCAAGCCACGTGATGCCAACTGGCCAAACGGCACGATTTGCCTCACCACTCAACGTTGAAACATTCCTCAAGCGAACGAGCATCATCGCGGTCCATGAGTCTGGGCTGCGCTCCCTTGGGCCAACAGCCATCACACTTGCGCGAGCCGAAGGACTCACAGCACACGCCGCAGCAATTGAGCAACGGCTCGAGCGGTTGCGGCCTGATTAGTGCAGCCGGGCAAGCCAGCGAAGCGCTGCCACAACGCGCTCCTCTGTCGTTGAGGCAGCCTCCGGATCAAGATGCGATGCCGCCTCACGGGCTTCGGCTGCCGAATACCCGAGAGCCATCAAGGCATCGACGACATCGTGATCAATTGGCACGCTCGGCCCTCGCTCCGATGGGACAAAAGCGGGAAGCTTGCCCCGCAGTTCAAGGATGATGCGACTCGCTGTTTTCCGCCCAACGCCCGGCGCTCGACTCAGCTGGTCAACGGCTTCTCGTGCAATCAAATCAGCGATGAAGTCCGGTGTGCCAAGGGAAAGGATGCTTAATGCAGCCTTGGGTCCGACGCCGCCGATCGTTAACAGGTGCTCAAATAGTACCAGCTCCTGCTCCGTAGCAAAGCCATACAGCGCAAGTTCATCCTCGCGTACCCGCAAATGTGTCCAGAGCGAGACCACCTCTCCAAGCGAGCCGAGGTCATCAAGCGTCGTTTGGCTCGTAAAAACTTGAAATGTGACTCCCTGGACATCGATGAGCACGAAGCCAGGCTGTTTTCCTACCAAGATGCCACGAAGACCCCGAATCATCGCGCAGCCTCTGCCAGACGAAAGACACGCAGGGCATTCTGTCCGAGGATCAAGGCACGTTCCTGCTCGGTTAGCTCTACCTCAAGCACGCGACGCAAGAAGCGATCCTGCCGCAGGACAGGATAATCACTGGCAAACAAGACGCGATCAGCCCCAACGAGATCGACAACAGCGCGGAACACACGAAAGCGGTAGAGATAGGTACTTGCGGCTGAATCATATACGACCTGACGGGTAAGTTCTGCAACTTCTGGCATGAGTTCATAAAACGGGAGGCCGCCGCCCCAATGTGCAGCGATGACGGGTTGCCCCGGAAAAGCTTCCAAGAACGAGATAAACCGCTGGGGCCAGGCGTTGCCTTTGCCAGGATACTGATGCCCGAGCGGCTCACTGACATGGAAAAGCAACGGCCGACTGAACGCTCGGCATACGTCTACCAGTGGAGCAAAGGCCTTCTGGTCATCAAAGGCAAAGCCTTGGGCATCAGCATTGAGCTCGCCGATACCGACTGCGCCGCACAGAAAGCAACGCTCAGCCTCAGCAGCCGCAGTGGTTGTCCCAGGTACAACAATGCCAAGCCACGCAACGCGTCCGTTGCTTCGCTGGGCAGCGTCAGCAAGATACTCGTTATGCCACGCACAGAGCCCGGGATCATGCCATGGGAAACCACAAGCGATCGCGCAGTCGATACCAGCTCCATCCATTGCAGTAAGCAAATCCTCGAGCGTCGCAATCCGTGCACGCTCAGTGGCGTAGAGCGCGCCAAACCAAGGATCACGCTCGCAATACGTATCGCGGTGCGCCACAACCTCAGGAGGGAAAATGTGGACATGTGAATCAATAATCATTGGCGTACATCACACTACGGCAGAGCATGACCTAATGCAAGAATAACGCCAACAACAGCGATAAAGACGAGAATGCCAAGCAAGACAAGAACCACAACGAGCCAGTTCGTCCCAGGACGTGCTGGCGCTGGCTCTGCGGCAGCTTCAACTGCAGGCTTCACCCAGGCAACAATGGCACTGACGTTGTCGGTTGTCTGCTTCTGAATAGCCAGGTCGATCAGCGCTTTTGCAGCAGCTTCAGGAGGGTGAGCAAGCACAATTTGCGTCAATTCCTCCGGTGTGACTACATCATGAACACCATCAGAGGTAAGAACAAGGCGGTCATCAGCGAGGAGTTGGAGCTCAAAGATATCGACATCTAAACGCTGGCGATGGCCAAGTGCGCGAGTAATGACATTGCGATAATTGCTCTCGCGCGCTTCATCTTCCGTCAGCACACCAGCAGCCACTTGTTCAGCAACCAACGAGTGATCACGAGTAATCTGGGTCGCGCGCTTGGCACGAATGAGATAGGCCCGGCTGTCACCAACATTTGCGACGGTAAGCTGCTGATCGCGAATCACGGCAGCGACAAGAGTCGTGCCCATGAGTTGCTCTTCACCCTCGGGCTGCCATTCGGCGTAGATGCGCTCATTGGCTTGGCGAAAAGCTGTCCGGAGCCGCTGAGGAATCTCATTCGGCGCCAGGGGAGTACTGTAGTAGACAGAACGAAGCGTCTCAATCGCCAACCGCGCGGCAACCTCGCCACGCTGATAGCCTCCCATGCCATCAGCGATCGCGAGCAGAATGCCTTGTGTCCGAGCTTCCTCGCTGGCCGGATCCGTAACGAGCAACGCGTCCTCGTTCTGTTCACGGACTGGGCCAGGATCAGTTGCTGCCCCAACGTGGATAACAAGTTCTCGCGTCCGTTGCCCGACTGACACGTCCCTTTCTCCCCTTCGCCGCCGAGCACTCGTCGCTGCCCATTAGTATGAGCTGCGCTTCCCCAATCGGCAATGGGGTACACAGCATACCGTGGCAAGGATACGACAGGCGGGTATAATCCGGGAGGCACGTGCCCGAGAACTACTGGGAGCATAGTGCATGAGCGCTTGCCGCACCCATCTACGGTGGATTCTCATCCCCCTCGCTATTTTGCTGTTTGCTGGAAGCGCCGGCTGTCGTCAGCAGAAGCCTGCACTTGATCCCGCACAACTCCGTGATTTTGCGGCAAACCAATTCGAGCAGGCACAATCATTTCACTTTGTCCTCACGCACAGCCACGGAACGACAACAATCCTTAACGGCATGCAGCTTGTTCAGGCAGAAGGAGATGTCACAAAATCGAACCAACTCCACGCGACATTGTTGGTTCAAACCCTGGGAGCCCAGCTCCATCTCCAGCTTATTGGCATCGATGACCGAACATGGATGACGAACCCCTTTAATCCCAATCAGTGGCAGCCGCTACAAGGGGTGCGTGCACAGGATATTTTGAACCTCGGAGCGATTCCTCAGGCACTGCGCGCAATGACTGAACTGCACGTCACTGGCCAGACAAATCAGCAAGGAACACCTATGGCAATCCTTGAGGGGACACTTACATCGACCGCCCTACGGCCAGTGATCCCAAACGGGACGGAAGATGGCCTTCAGCTGAACGTACAGCTGTGGATCGGAGCCAATGACCATCGTCTTTATCAGGTCATCCTGAATGGCCCACTCACGAAGTCTGAGCCGCGCGATATCCAGCGCACACTTTCACTCTCTAAGTACGATGCGCCAGTTACCATTACCCCACCGACATCATAGTCACACGCCTGGTGCCGCCCAGTGTGATCGCGGCTTCGATGCGGTTGCAAGAGTCGGCAAGACTCGCCATGCTCACTGGCTACTGCTCACACTCACGCTCGGCTTTGGGGTGTTCTTTTCCGGCCTCGACCAGACAGTCGTGGTCACAATCCTGCCGCAGATGATGCCTGACCTTGGCATCACAGTTGATACATTTGGCAAGACTGCATGGGTCGTGAATAGCTATCTTCTGGGGTACACGATTGCCTTGCCGCTCATGGGGAAACTTGCTGATGTGTTTGGCCTGCGCCGGATGTATCTTATCAGCACAGGACTCTTCCTCGTCGGGACAGGTATCGTCGCGCTTTCACCGGGACTTGGATGGTTCACGCTCGCCCGGGCTCTCCAGGCCCTCGGTGGAGGAGCGCTACTCCCCATTACATTTGCAATTCTCGGAACGACACTGCCACCAACACGGCGGATCATGGCTCTCGGCCTTGTCGCAGCGCTTGACGATGCAAGCAGCTTGCTCGGGCCAATCTACGGAGCAGCGCTTGTTAACCACATTGGCTGGCGCGGGCTTTTCTGGCTGAACATTCCGTTGCAACTCCCTTGGCTAATCATGACGCTCCTGCTCCTTGGTACCGAAATTCGTCGGCAGGCTGATCTGGATTGGCCAAGTGCTCTCTTGCTGGTATTGGCAATTGGGACGGTTTCATGGGGTCTTACTGCACAAGGGAGTACTGTTGGCACATCTGCCCCGCTTCATCTGGCCATCGGCGTGCTTTGCGCCGCCATCCTTAGCCTCGCGTTCTGGCAACGGCAGCGGCGAGCACATGCCCCGCTGCTCACGCTCGACGGATCCCAACGAGGCCGCGTCCTGACCGGCATGAGCCTCTACGGCCTCGATGGTGCTGCAACCATAACGGCACTGGTCTGTATTCCGTTAATGACTGATGTCTTATGGGGAAAACCGACGATTGATGGAGGACTCAACCTCCTGAAATTGATGCTTTGGATGCCTATTGGTGGCATCATTGGCGGCTTGCTTACCCCACGTCTCGGATTTCGAACCGTGACGATTGGCTCATTTAGTTTGATCGCCCTGGGCTTTAGCCTGATGCGCCTGTGGCCAAACCCGCCATCATCAGCCCTCCTCTGGGGAACGCTCAGTCTCCTGGGGATCGGCATCGGGTTGAACGATGCGGCAATCCTTGGGCATACCTTGCATGCCTCTCCCAGTCGCGCACGCGCGACTGCTGCAGCATTCGCGCAGATGACGCAATGCATCGGTATGATGACCGGGATGGCCCTCCTTGCCTGGCTAGGGCTTGGCCACTTTACACAACAAGCAAGTCAACTGTTTGCCCAGAAAGGATTTGCCGTTTCTCCGACAGAATATCAGCGCCTCATGTTGCAGACATTTCGGGGAATCTTTCTCGTTGCAAGCATGCTCGCACTGTTGGCAGTAATACTTGCCTTTGCCCTGAACAATGACCGAGGAAAGCATCGCCTCTGGTTTGCAGAAGTAGCACTCAGCGAAGACGTTGATCACACTGCACCAGTAGATCAATCGCCATCCGATGAACCTGAACGGTGAGCCAGCCACGCACGCTGCGCTTCAGTGCGCAGGGCGTGTAATACCGCCGCAGGATCATCAGCGTGAAAGACAGCAGAACCAGTGACCAACACATCAGCCCCAGCAGCAATCCCAGCGCCAACATTGCTCGGCTTGATCCCTCCATCAATCTCGATCACTGCTGGAAGGCGTTGCTCATCAATACGTGCGCGCAAGCGCCGTACTTTCTGCAAGACAGACGGAATCAGTGTTTGTCCGCCGAATCCCGGATTTACCGTCATGACGAGAACGACATCAACGAAGGGAAGAATTTCCTCAATAAGCGCAAGTGGGGTTGCTGGATTCAGTGCAACGCCAGCCCGTGCCCCATGCTCATGAATAAGCTGGACAGTGCGGTGGAGATGTGGACTTACCTCTGCGTGAACCGTGACAATTGTGGCACCCGCTTCAATAAAGGCCTCAACATACCGCTCAGGCTCGACAATCATCAAATGCACATCAAGCGGCAACCGAGTCAGGCGTCGCACAGCTGATACAACCGGAAGACCAAAGCTTATATTTGGGACAAATCGGCCATCCATGACATCGAGATGGATAAAATCGGCGCCATGTGCCTCAAGGAGCCGGACGGCGTCAGCAAGGCAAGCAAAGTCGGCATCGAGGATTGACGGGGCAAGTGCAGGCAGCCGCGAGCGAAGGTCAACCATTGACATATGAGCGCTTCGCTCCTTTCTCTTGGGCAGAGTGTAATCGCTCTTGGTGAAGATTGCCCAATAGTAGAAGCCTCTGAAGCGGCTTCCCCTCTGGTACGCTTGAAGTAGTGGCACGCGCTCGACCGCTCGCCACCAAGATCGAGTAGCTAGGAGGAACGACCAATGCGCCGCATGACCGTGCCACTTCAGCAGATATCACCGGCAGTAGCTCAGGCAATTCTGTGCCGCGATTTGACTGCCACTATAGACGGCAAGCAGGTAACGGTGCGACGCGGGGCAACCTTGGCAGAAGCCCAGGAGCGGCTTGGCCCGCGACCTGACCTGCGCGCAACGGTGCTGCTGCCAGAACCTGATGATATAACGCAGCCTGATGCGTCACTCGCGCTGGCAAAAGCAGTGGCCGGCCCTGGCCTCACCCTCGAGGGTCCGCACCAGGGGCAAGTCAATGTTCGGGCTGAGCAATTCGGGCTGCTGCGCGTTGACAGCGACCGTGTCTACCGCCTGAATCGAACCAACGCGGCCCTCGTTGCGACAGCCTTCGACGGACGGGTTACGCAACCGGGTGACACTGTGGCGATTGTCAAGGCACCACGCCTCGTCATGGCCAAACGACTGCTGAATCGAGCCCTCGCCGTAGCCGAGGGTGGGCCAATTTTGCGGGTTGCACCATTCACCGTGCGAGCTATCAGTCTGATCGCTGGGACAAGAATTCGCCCAACAAACCTGCAAGTTGCTTCTGAGCAACTGCGAAACAAGCTTGCCCAGTTTCAGGCGGAACTCGTTGAGGTCGTTCATCTTGATACTGATGCTCCGGCGACCATCGCGGCAACCTATCAACGGCTGCTGCAAGCGGGCAGCGAGGTCTTACTTGTCGCAGGCTCAATCGTCCTCGATCCACAGGATCCGTTTCTCGTCGCAGCCCGCCGCCTACGAGCCCAATTTGTCTGCCGTGGCGCCCCAGTTGACCCTGGCACGATGTTTTGGGCCGCTACCTTCGGGACAGTTCCAGCCTTTGGACTTGCATCGTGTGAAATGTATGGACGAACGTCAATCCTCGACCTTGTCTTGCCCTACGCACTAGCGCGTGAACCGTTGACGCCCGCTCTCTTTGCTGGGTTTGGTTATGGTGGACTCTTGAACGAGACCATGGTCGTGCGACATCCAGGAACCGCTGGACGGATTCACGAACACGCGGCGGCAAGCGCGGCACATTAAGACTTTCAGCTCACTGCGACACAAGCCCTAAGGGGGGATGCTGTGCCACCGCTTATTCTCGTACCGGTTACGCTTGTCCCATTGGGAGAGCAGAAACTTGAGACAATCGTTCAACAGGCGCAAGGACTCAATGGTGAAGTTGTGCTCTTACACGTCCTGCCGCGTGGGACACTTCGACCGGATATGGTCACGCCTGCTGAGGCCATGGCACGAACGCACCTTGACACGCTCAGTAGCGTGCTCCGCCGTCGTGGCGTTCCTGCTCGCAGTATGGTCAAGGAAGGCCCAGTTGTCGAAACAATTATCAACGAAGCCGAAGCGCTGGACGCAGCCTTGATTATTTTGGGCATGACAGTACGGAGTCGTTTTCCGAGTATCTTGCGTGGCGGTGTTACCGACGAAGTCCTTCGCACTGCACCATGCCCCGTGCTCCTAGTACGGGCTGAACTCCCTGCTGAGCCCTGTTATCCCTTGCGTTCTTTTGCTGATGACGCGGCACGAGCTGGCGCCATCATTCCACGATGGCTTGGCCTGCGCACGGTCGAAGTATCGCGTATTGTGGGTAGCGTGAATCGTGTCCATGAGCTTGGCCCCGATTTTCTCCCCATCAAACCCAACCGTGCCGATCAAGAGCGGTTCCAACTTGTTCGGGCAGCAATGCTCCGTGGCGATCCTCTGCCACCGATCGAACTGTATAAGCTTGGCTTTGGTTACTATGTCGTCGATGGGCATCATCGCGTCGCAGCTGCGCGTCAACTCGGTCCGTCCACCGAACTCGATGCGTTGGTCACAGAATTTCTTCCGGTGAACGACCAAGCTGCTCACGAGCTGTTTGTTGCTCGGCGCCAGTTCGAGCAGGCAACAGGGATAACGCGCGTCGGAGCAAGCCGTCCGGCAACCTACCAGACAATGCTGCGCATGATCCAACATTACCAGCGGGACGCTGCCATACCAGACATACAAGAGGCTGCACGTCGCTGGTATAGCAGTGTGTTCGCACCACTGCGGCAGCAAATCCGGACACTCGGCTTTCCGCGCCAATTCCCTGGCGACCGGCCGGCTGATATTCTTGCTCGGGCAATCGAATGGTGGGAGCAGGAACATGGCCAGTTGCCTGAAGTGAAGGACCTTCAAGAAGTATTGGAGCAATTTATCCTCTATCATGACACCCTCACTGCTCCCTCAACCTAAGCGCGAGGGCAAGACGAGGGCGTACGGCAGGGAATTTGCTGACCAGTCGGCTAGCTTCGTATACTTCGCTGGCAATTGTGGTTGGGCGAGGCAACAACGGTACATCAAGCGATGATCAACAGCATTCAGCGTTTTGAGGATTTTGTCCAACGCATCATGGAAGGCTCGGTGGGGCGGATCTTTCGCACACCGATTCAGCCCGTTGAGATTGGCCGTCGCCTCGAACGAGCGATGGAAAGTCAGAAACTCTCGACCGTTGAAGGGCCAATCGTCCCAAACGACTATCTTGTCCGGCTTAACCCAGAGGATCTTGTGCAATTTGCGGATTTTCTTCGTCCACTCTGCAACCAACTTGAAGAGTGGCTACTCGATCTTGCGGAGGAACGTGGCTACGGCTTTATTGACCTCGTCCGGGTTCGGATTGTTGGTGATAGCAACATTCCACGGCGCAACATTCAAGTTGAAGCAAGCATTGCCCAGCTCCCAGACTATGATCCAGCAGTTGAGGCCGAGTGGCAACAAACGCAAGTCTTCCGTGCCCTTGAAGAAACCGGCAACGTCCCACCGAAATTCCTTCGGATCATTGGCGGGCCGCTTCCTGAGCAAACCTTCCTGATCCGCCAAAAAGTGACGACAATTGGCCGCGCACCCGATAACGACGTTATCCTCGAAGTCCCTGAAGTATCACGGCATCATGCGCGTCTTGAGTACCATCAGGATCACTATGAAATTGTCGATCTCAACTCAACAAACGGGACAATGGTCAACGGCCGCCCAGTCACCCGCTCCCCGATTACCGATGGCGATAGGCTCACGCTTGGTACCGTGAGTCTGCAGATTTTGCCGTATCAAGGACCGACACATGGAGAGCAATCGGCCGAGCGATGATGAACGCGCTGCCGTTTGAGTGGTTCGTCTTGCTGCTTCGCATCGTGTTCATTTTTCTTCTCTACTTCTTTCTTCTGTTGGTCATTCGGGTCAGTCTTCGCGAGCTGGCAGCACTAACAAATACCCAACAACCATCCGCGCAAGTGGCTTCGGGTCATCTCGTCGTGCAAGCACCGGGCAATACGACGTTACGGCCAGGGACTCGTCTACGGCTTGAACCAATCACCGTCATCGGACGACACCCACAGTGCACGATTCGCCTTGAAGACAGCTTCGTCTCGTCTGAGCATGCCCAGCTTACCTGGGATCGTGGGCGCTGGTGGATTACCGATCTTGGTAGCACGAACGGCACAAAAGTGAACGGTTTGCCGATTACTGCGCCAACTGGCCTACGGTATGGCGACGTTATCGAAGTAGGCGACGTGCAACTCTTGCTTGTGCCATAAGTCCCCAATAGCTGCCGGGCTGGCGGATATGGTAGGGTTCTCGCCGATATGGGCATCCTGCTTACGTACGGTGGTGCCCATCGCCCAGGATAATCATCGTGGGAAGAGGAAGGGGTTCTTCTTCGTGGTACGGCTCGCTCGATCACACTATGGATGGGCTATTGTCCTGCTTTCTCTCCTGCTGAGTGCGTTTTCCTCTATTCCCCCTGCTCATGCTGCCCCGAATTCCCCCGACGACCTCTTGATGCCACGGTACTTTCCTGAAACGGGGTTCTGGGTGGAAGGCGTTTTTCGCCAATATTGGGAAACGCACGGAGGTCTCTACGTCCATGGTTATCCAATTAGTGCAGTCTTTCAACAGGATGGCTATTGGCGGCAGTACTTCGAACGCTCTGTGTTCGAGTATCACCCCGAACTTGCTGGCACGCCCTATGCGGTCCTCCTGGTCCGTGTTGGCGCATGGCGTGTAAGCAACCGCACACAAGAGCCGCCTTTCCAACCAGTGAGCGCATTCCAAAGCTCATCTGATCACTGGTACTTTTCAGAAACACAGCATAGCCTCAATTACGGCTTTAAAGCGTTTTGGATCGACCATGGGGGACTCCCCAACTTTGGCTACCCGCTTTCCGAAGAGTTCGATGAGAAGAATCCAGACCCACCAGCCGGCGATGGCAAGGTCCACACTGTCCAATACTTCGAACGCGCTCGCTTTGAGTATCATCCAGAGAATCGCGGCACCCCGTGGGAAGTTGAACTTGGCTTGCTTGGCCGCGAATATCTTCAGGCTCGTGGTGCGCCACCAGAAGCAGTCCAACGGCAGAACCCTAACCTCCCCCCGCCTGATCCCATCACCGGCCGCCTTTATGGCCCGCATCTGGGCTATGGCTTCAACATCGCCTGGCGCGGCGATGATGGTGGGGCAGCATACAACCAGAAAGCACTCGACATGGTGAAACAAGCTGGTTTTGGCTGGGTACGTATCCAGGTCCACTGGGCAACACTCGAACCGTCACCCGGGCAATACCAGCCCCAGTCACTCGACCTTATCGTGAATCAGGCCAATCAAAATGGGGTCAACATCCTTGTCAGTATTGTTCATGCACCCTCGTGGGCTGACCCCAATGGTGGTATTCCACAGGATCCCACAGCGTTTGGCGCCTTGATGCAATATCTTGCTCAACGCTATAAGGGCAAAGTCCAAGCCTGGGAGATTTGGAACGAACAAAACCTTGCCATCGAAACTGGTGGACATGTTGATCTTGTGCGCTATATCAAACTCCTTGAAGCCGGCTATCGCGGCGTCAAAGCGAGTGACCCGCAGGCTATTGTCGTCTTTGGTGGCCTTTCCCCCACAGGCGTGATGGATCCATCACTTGGCATTGACGACCGAGAATATTTGAAGCAGGCCTATGCCTATAATAATGGCGAAATCAAACAGTATTTCGATGTTCTCGGCGTTCATCCGGGTAGTAACAACAACCCCCCAGACGCAATGTGGCCAGACCATCCTGGCCCAGGACCAGGTTGGCGTGATCACCCGAGTTTTTACTTCCGTCGGGCTGAGCAACTACGGCAAGTCATGCTTGATAACGGGGACGGCGCGAAGCAAGTGTGGTTGACCGAATTTGGCTGGACTACTGCGAACCAAGCGCCCGGCTTTGAATACGGCAATCAGATCAGCGAAAGTGATCAAGCGCAGTACCTTGTCCGCGCCTTTGAGATTGCGCGAACAGAGTGGCCTTGGGTTGGCGTCATGTTCGTCTGGAACCTCAATTTCAGCACGATGACTCAACCATCAGATGAAAAGTATCCCTGGTCAGTACTCTATGCCGACTGGAGTCCACGGCCATCCTACCTTGCATTGAAGAACATGCCCAAATAGTTGAAGGAGTACTAACATGAACGCGACGCTTCCGGCACAAGCCGCGACTGTTCGGGTACCAGGCAAGCTCTCGGTCGTTTTACCGGCATATAACGAAGCACTCAACCTTGAAGGCGTTGTTCGACGCGCGCTCGAAGTACTCCCGAGCCTTGCTCCGGAATTCGAACTAATCATCGTCGATGATGGAAGCACGGACGGGACTGGTCCGTTAGCAGATCACCTTGCCCAGCTTTCACCGACAATACGCGTTATCCATCACGAGCGGAACCGTGGGTATGGTGCAGCGCTTACGTCGGGGTTTCAGGCTGCAACCGGCGACTTTATCATGTTCATGGATGCCGATCAGCAGTTTGACCCGGCCGATCTGGCTCAACTTCTTCCTTTCCTGCACGATGCAGATCTTGTCGCCGGCTACCGCATCAAGCGGCGTGACCCACGTATTCGTCTGATCTACGCCTGGATCTTCAACCGCGCCATGCGGCTTCTTTTTGGCATTCCTGTCCGCGATATTGACTGCGCGTTCAAAGTTTGGCGGGCAGAGCTCTTGAAAGCGTTGGAGATTACGAGTAAAGGTGCGCTGATCAATACGGAGTTGTTAATTAAGGCGCGGCGCGCGGGCGCACGGATCGTCGAAGCTGGGGTCAACCACTATCCTCGGCCAACTGGTGAGCCAACCGGAGGCAATCCGAAGGTTATCCTGCGTGCAATGCGCGAGACGATTCGCCTATGGTGGCGAATGCTCTTCTACGAGCCACCAGCTGTGCCGACTCGCGGACAAGCACTACCACGCTATGCGCTTTGGATGCGGAGCGCAGTTCTTGGCACTGTCGGCCTTGCCGCACTCGGTGCACTCATTGAGGGGCTCCGCCGTATTCCTCGTCAAGAGTAATTGGAGGCAATTACCCGCTGTGCCTCTCGTGATGGCAGAGGGCGCGGCAAAGACGATCGATGAGAGCTGACACTGACACGCCCCGAATGGCAACGCGCTTCTGGGGCGAGCGATGGCCACTCACAAGTGTTAACGCGCTTGGCGGCACGTCGAGTAGTTCGCTCAGAAATGCGCAGAGCGCAGCGTTGGCCTTCCCATCGAATGGCGGTGCGGCAATTCGCACGACGAGTGCGCCATCACGGACACCAACGAGCGCAGTCACACGCGAGCGCGGAATCACTTTCATCGAAAGGATGACGCCCTGTGCGGTCTCCTGGAGCGCATGAGATGCGAGCAGCGCCTGACATTCATCGTGCTGCACGGCCAGGCCTTTCCAGCGCTTATGCACTATGCCACACTCCAAGTGTCAACAGGGGTATAGAGCAAAGGACAAAGCCTAAGGCAGCGCCGTGATGAAACCGCCGACACGAGAACCACAACAGACCGTCGTAACTCGGGCA contains:
- the ruvA gene encoding Holliday junction branch migration protein RuvA, whose product is MIRGLRGILVGKQPGFVLIDVQGVTFQVFTSQTTLDDLGSLGEVVSLWTHLRVREDELALYGFATEQELVLFEHLLTIGGVGPKAALSILSLGTPDFIADLIAREAVDQLSRAPGVGRKTASRIILELRGKLPAFVPSERGPSVPIDHDVVDALMALGYSAAEAREAASHLDPEAASTTEERVVAALRWLARLH
- a CDS encoding PP2C family protein-serine/threonine phosphatase gives rise to the protein MSVGQRTRELVIHVGAATDPGPVREQNEDALLVTDPASEEARTQGILLAIADGMGGYQRGEVAARLAIETLRSVYYSTPLAPNEIPQRLRTAFRQANERIYAEWQPEGEEQLMGTTLVAAVIRDQQLTVANVGDSRAYLIRAKRATQITRDHSLVAEQVAAGVLTEDEARESNYRNVITRALGHRQRLDVDIFELQLLADDRLVLTSDGVHDVVTPEELTQIVLAHPPEAAAKALIDLAIQKQTTDNVSAIVAWVKPAVEAAAEPAPARPGTNWLVVVLVLLGILVFIAVVGVILALGHALP
- a CDS encoding universal stress protein; its protein translation is MPPLILVPVTLVPLGEQKLETIVQQAQGLNGEVVLLHVLPRGTLRPDMVTPAEAMARTHLDTLSSVLRRRGVPARSMVKEGPVVETIINEAEALDAALIILGMTVRSRFPSILRGGVTDEVLRTAPCPVLLVRAELPAEPCYPLRSFADDAARAGAIIPRWLGLRTVEVSRIVGSVNRVHELGPDFLPIKPNRADQERFQLVRAAMLRGDPLPPIELYKLGFGYYVVDGHHRVAAARQLGPSTELDALVTEFLPVNDQAAHELFVARRQFEQATGITRVGASRPATYQTMLRMIQHYQRDAAIPDIQEAARRWYSSVFAPLRQQIRTLGFPRQFPGDRPADILARAIEWWEQEHGQLPEVKDLQEVLEQFILYHDTLTAPST
- a CDS encoding amidohydrolase family protein — encoded protein: MIIDSHVHIFPPEVVAHRDTYCERDPWFGALYATERARIATLEDLLTAMDGAGIDCAIACGFPWHDPGLCAWHNEYLADAAQRSNGRVAWLGIVVPGTTTAAAEAERCFLCGAVGIGELNADAQGFAFDDQKAFAPLVDVCRAFSRPLLFHVSEPLGHQYPGKGNAWPQRFISFLEAFPGQPVIAAHWGGGLPFYELMPEVAELTRQVVYDSAASTYLYRFRVFRAVVDLVGADRVLFASDYPVLRQDRFLRRVLEVELTEQERALILGQNALRVFRLAEAAR
- a CDS encoding FHA domain-containing protein, encoding MMNALPFEWFVLLLRIVFIFLLYFFLLLVIRVSLRELAALTNTQQPSAQVASGHLVVQAPGNTTLRPGTRLRLEPITVIGRHPQCTIRLEDSFVSSEHAQLTWDRGRWWITDLGSTNGTKVNGLPITAPTGLRYGDVIEVGDVQLLLVP
- a CDS encoding LppX_LprAFG lipoprotein, which produces MSACRTHLRWILIPLAILLFAGSAGCRQQKPALDPAQLRDFAANQFEQAQSFHFVLTHSHGTTTILNGMQLVQAEGDVTKSNQLHATLLVQTLGAQLHLQLIGIDDRTWMTNPFNPNQWQPLQGVRAQDILNLGAIPQALRAMTELHVTGQTNQQGTPMAILEGTLTSTALRPVIPNGTEDGLQLNVQLWIGANDHRLYQVILNGPLTKSEPRDIQRTLSLSKYDAPVTITPPTS
- a CDS encoding FhaA domain-containing protein, with product MINSIQRFEDFVQRIMEGSVGRIFRTPIQPVEIGRRLERAMESQKLSTVEGPIVPNDYLVRLNPEDLVQFADFLRPLCNQLEEWLLDLAEERGYGFIDLVRVRIVGDSNIPRRNIQVEASIAQLPDYDPAVEAEWQQTQVFRALEETGNVPPKFLRIIGGPLPEQTFLIRQKVTTIGRAPDNDVILEVPEVSRHHARLEYHQDHYEIVDLNSTNGTMVNGRPVTRSPITDGDRLTLGTVSLQILPYQGPTHGEQSAER
- the rpe gene encoding ribulose-phosphate 3-epimerase; this encodes MSMVDLRSRLPALAPSILDADFACLADAVRLLEAHGADFIHLDVMDGRFVPNISFGLPVVSAVRRLTRLPLDVHLMIVEPERYVEAFIEAGATIVTVHAEVSPHLHRTVQLIHEHGARAGVALNPATPLALIEEILPFVDVVLVMTVNPGFGGQTLIPSVLQKVRRLRARIDEQRLPAVIEIDGGIKPSNVGAGIAAGADVLVTGSAVFHADDPAAVLHALRTEAQRAWLAHRSGSSDGD
- a CDS encoding MFS transporter; this encodes MRQLPLPHRHHSHTPGAAQCDRGFDAVARVGKTRHAHWLLLTLTLGFGVFFSGLDQTVVVTILPQMMPDLGITVDTFGKTAWVVNSYLLGYTIALPLMGKLADVFGLRRMYLISTGLFLVGTGIVALSPGLGWFTLARALQALGGGALLPITFAILGTTLPPTRRIMALGLVAALDDASSLLGPIYGAALVNHIGWRGLFWLNIPLQLPWLIMTLLLLGTEIRRQADLDWPSALLLVLAIGTVSWGLTAQGSTVGTSAPLHLAIGVLCAAILSLAFWQRQRRAHAPLLTLDGSQRGRVLTGMSLYGLDGAATITALVCIPLMTDVLWGKPTIDGGLNLLKLMLWMPIGGIIGGLLTPRLGFRTVTIGSFSLIALGFSLMRLWPNPPSSALLWGTLSLLGIGIGLNDAAILGHTLHASPSRARATAAAFAQMTQCIGMMTGMALLAWLGLGHFTQQASQLFAQKGFAVSPTEYQRLMLQTFRGIFLVASMLALLAVILAFALNNDRGKHRLWFAEVALSEDVDHTAPVDQSPSDEPER